GACCGGCAGATGGACGGCAAGTGTAAACAGCCGTACACTATCCGCGGGACAGGGCGGTTCGCCATCAGCCGATCGCAAGGCTCGGCGGCCAGCAAACGAATCGGGGGCATCTCGAGGCGGCAGCCGGCCAGGCCGGGGCCTGCAACGGCTGGCCGCCGAACTCGCTCCAAGTCGCGGACCGCCCGCAGCAGCCGGCGCGGCTCGTCCTGAATTCATTCACAGGACAGGCACCCCCAGAAACTCGTCGAACCGGTGACGGCCCGCGGCGGGCGCGAATTGCCCGCGTCGGAGCGCCGCAAGGTCGATCCCGAGTCGCAGCGGCGGTTCGCGCGGGGCGAGGTTGAGTTGTTCGAACTGGCCGCCGATCCGGGCGAGACGAAGAACCTGGCGGCGGACCATTCCGCCATGGTCACGCGGTTGGCGGCGAGCCTCGATGCCTGGTGGCGGCCCGCGCTGCCGGGCGATAGGAAAGCCGTCTCGGCTTCGCCGGTGGCCGGATCTCCCGCCGCCGCTTCCACGCCGCCGCGCGGGCCGAACTTCCTCGTGTTCCTCGCCGACGATCTCGGGGCTCGCGACCTTGGTTGTACGGGCAGTCGCGGCTACTTCACGCCGGCCATCGACGGCCTGGCCGCGGCAGGGATGCGGTTCACGCGGGGCTATGCGGCCTGCCCGGTCTGCTCGCCGACGCGGGCGGCGCTCGTCACCGGCCGGCATCCGGCCCGCGTGGGGATCACGAACTTCATCGGCGGCGAGCGCCGCGGCCGGCTCTTGCCGGCGGAGTACCTCCGCTCCCTTCCCGAGGCGGAACTGACGGTTCCGGAACTCCTCCAGCAGGCCGGCTATGCCACGGGCTGCTTCGGGAAGTGGCATCTCGGGCCGCCGGATCAGGTCCGCCGGCACGGGTTCGACACCGTCGGCTCGATCGCCGTGGCCCCCGGCAGCGGTCCCGCGAACGATCCGATGCACGCCCGGGCAATCGCCACGCAGGCGGCGTCTTTCATCGAGAGCCAGGCCGGGCGGCCGTGGTTCTGCTACGTGCCGATGCACTCCACGCACGTGCCCTTGAAGGCCCGGGCGGAACTCGTCGCGGCCGAAGCCCAGCGGCTCGCGGCTCTGTCGCCGCACGAGGGTCCGCGGGAGGTGCCCGAAGGGGATCGCACGGCCCGCGCGGTGCAAGATCTGCCCGTCTACGCGGCGATGGTCCGCGAGCTGGACGAGACCGTGGCGACGGTGCTCGCTGCGCTCGAGCGGACGGGCGCGGGGCGGGACACGCTCGTCGTCTTCACGAGCGACAACGGCGGCCTGTCCACGGCCGAGGGTTCGCCGACGTCGAATCTGCCGCTGCGGGCCGGCAAGGGCTATCTCTACGAAGGGGGCATCCGCGTACCGCTGCTCGTCCGCTGGCCGGGCGTCATCGCCCCTGGCTCGACCTGCGACGTGCCGGTGACGACGCTCGACATCGCCGCCACGCTCCTCGACGTCGGCGGCTGCACGCTCCCGCCCGGCCACGTGCTCGACGGCACGAGCCTGCGGCCCCTGCTGGCGGCATCGGGCGGGCTGCCGCCGCGCGACCTCGTCTGGCACTACCCGCACTATCCGAACCAGGGTGGCCGGCCCGCCGGTGCGCTTATCGCCGGCGACGGCCCTGCCAGCGGCACGGAAAAGATCGTCGAGCACTTCGAGGATGGTCGCGTGGAACTGTTCGACCTCGCCGCGGATCCGGGGGAGCGACACGATCTGGCGCACGAGCGGCCGGAGCGGGCCAGCGCGCTTCAGATGCGGCTCGCGGCCTGGCGGGAGCAGGTGGCTGCGAAGATGCCCACGCCGAACCCGCGGCCGGTCGAGCCCTACGGCCCCGAGGGCCTGCCGCTGAAGAAGTGAGCCGGCGCGAGGCGGCGCGGGTGCTCATCGGCGACCCGCGTGGTCATTCCGCCAAGGCCCGCGCGTGCTTGCGATACAGCCCGCGGAACTGGTGGTAGGTGAGCCCGAGCCGCTGGGCGGCCCGCCGCTGATGATGCCGCGATTCGGCGAGCGCCCGGCGGAGGAAATCGATCTCCAGCCGTGCCACCGCCTCCGGGAGCGTGGCCGCCGCGACCGTGGGATCGGTCATCGCCAAGTCGGGAGCCGGTTGGCCGCCGGACTCCAGCGTGAGCCGCGGCGCACCGGTCCGTGGGTTGCCGACTGACGGGACGGCCCCTGCCGACCGCGCGAAGGGATCGAAGACGATCTCGTGCACGGTGTCGCCCTCGGCCCGATACACGGCCCGCTCGACCACGTTCTTGAGCTCGCGGATGTTGCCCGGCCACGGATGCGAGAGCAGTGCCTCCCGCGCCTCTCGGCTGAACTCTGGGGGCGGGTGCAGGTCCAATTCCCCTGCCATCGCCGCAGCGAAGTGGCGGGCCAGCAGGAGCACGTCGTCGCCCCGTTCCCGCAGGGGCGGCACATGCACGACCTCGAACGAGAGCCGATCGAGCAGGTCTTCCTTGAACCGGCCCTCCCGGGCCAGCGCCGGCAGGTCGGCGTTGGTCGCGCCGATGATCCGCACGTCGACCCGCGTGGGCTTCGAGCTGCCGACCCGCTCGAACGTTCCGTACTCGACGGCCCGGAGGATTTTTTCTTGGGCCTCGATCGGGATCAGCCCGATCTCGTCGAGGAGGAGCGTGCCGCCGTCGGCCGCCTCGAACCGACCGGCCCGCTCCGCGAGGGCCCCGGTGAAAGCCCCGCGCTCGTGACCGAAGAGCTCGGCCTCGATCAGGGCCGGCGAGAGGGCCGAGCAGTTGAGGGCCACGAGCGGCGCCTCCCAACGGCGGGAGAGGTAATGCAACTTGGCGGCCGCCAGTTCCTTGCCGCTGCCGCGCTCGCCGATGAGGAGCACGGGCCGATCCACCTTCGCGACTCTGGAGAGCCGCTCCGTGAAGTCGAGGAAAACCTCGGATTGGCCCAGGGCTTCATGCATGCGTGGCGAAAAATACCAAAGTAAGGTGTGGTAAGCCTATCATCGGCTTTACGGGCCACTTAAAAGAGGCTTGGTATCGCAGGCATGAAAACAGAAGCCTCTGAATGGCAATAACTTACGACTCATTTGTGAACTGGCACGCAGTTCGCTCTCCATCCCCGAAGTTCTGGCTCCGGCCTCGGTAGCCGCCCAGCAGGTCATTCGGTTCACCGCCATTCGCAAAGGAGCACGCCATGGGCGTCTTCACCCGTCTGAAGGACATCGTCAACTCGAACCTCAACGCCATGCTCGACGCGGCGGAGGATCCCGAGAAGCTCATCCGCCTCATGGCCCAGGAGATGGAGGACACGCTCGTCGAGGTGAAGGCCAACTGCGCCGGCGCGATCGCCGCCCGCAAGAAGGCCGAGCGGGCCGCGGCCTCCGCGGAGGCCGCCGTGGGCGAGTGGGCGGAGCGGGCCCGGCTGGCGATCGACAAGGGCCGCGAGGAGCTCGCCCGCGAGGCGCTCCGCGAGAAGAAGCGGTTCGCCGAGCAGGCCGAAGCCTTCAAGCAGGAGGTGGCCGCCTGCGAGGAGATCGTGGCCCAATACAAGCAGGACATCGCCGCGGTCGAGGAGAAGCTCAACGCCGCCCGCGAGAAGCATCGCCTCCTCGCCCAGCGGCACACCCGGGCCCGCAACCACAAGCAAGCCCAGACGACGCTTCGCCGCGCCGGAAGCCTCGAGGCACTGGCCCGCTTCGACAAGCTGGAGAACAGGATCGAGCGGATGGAGGCCGAGGCGAGCCTCGTCAACTACGCGGCCAGCGCGTCGCTCGTCGAGCAGCTCGAGGCCCTGCGGGGCGAGGATCAGATCGAGAAGGAGCTCGAGGAGTTGAAGCGGCGGCAGCGTCGCGACTGACGACCTGCGGTGACGGGCTCGTCGGCACCGATGCAGGGAACCGCTCGCGGAAACACTCTTGATCGACGAAATATTGATTCACGGGCAGCAACGCCAAACCGCCGTAGCGTGGCGACGGCCGGCCTCGAGTCTTTTCTTCAAACGTCCATAAACCCATGCACGACACAGACTGGATAGAATCACACCACGCCGTCCGCCGGCCCGGACTGTTGTTCGGCGTCTGCCACTGGACGGCCGACCGGATCGGGATCGCCCCCTTCTGGGTGCGGCTGGCCGTGCTCGTGGCCGCCTGGCTCTCCGGCTGGTGGCCCGCGGCCGCAATCTACCTGGCGGTGGCGATCCTCCTGGGCCGGGCCCGTCCGGCCCGCGTGCCCGCCGTTGCCGACTGGCGGCTGCCCCGCGGGTTCACGTCGTTCGCCCCGGCTGATCTGGGCGGCCGCTGCCGGCGGCTGGAACGGCGCCTGCGGGACGTCGAAACCCGGTTGCGGCGCGAGCGGAACTGGGATGAACTGCTGCGCCGGCCCGTGTGAGATCGGCATCGATCGCCAACTGTCGAGTCATCGCGCACCCCATCCCGCCCCGAACCGCTTGCGATCTTCCGCATGGCAGCCCTCACGATGACCGCCGCCCCCGCCCGCCTCGGCCGCTACCGGATCACCGGCACGGTGGGCCGTGGCGGCATGGGCACGGTGTACCGCGGCCACGACGACGCGCTCGGCCGCGACGTGGCCGTGAAGGTGATCCACGACCGCTTCGGCTCGGCTGACAACGTCATCCGCCGCTTCGGCGAGGAGGCCAAGAACGTCGCCCGGCTCTCCTCGCCGCACATCGTGCAGGTGTTCGAGTTCGACCCGCTGGCTGCGCCGCCGTTTCTGGCGATGGAGCTCGTCCGCGGCCCGAGCCTGCAGGCGATCGTCCGCGCTGTGGGCCGGGCCTCCGTCGCCACCGTGGCCGACTGCGCTCGTCAGGTGCTCGCCGGCCTGGCCACCGCGCATGCCGCGGGCATCATCCACCGTGACATCAAGCCGGCCAACGTGCTCCGTGGCCCGGACGGCATCTACAAGCTCACCGATTTTGGCCTGGCGCGGAGCCTGGAGCGGGAGCAGTCGCTGACCGCGAGCGGC
The Planctomycetia bacterium DNA segment above includes these coding regions:
- a CDS encoding sulfatase, with the translated sequence MTARGGRELPASERRKVDPESQRRFARGEVELFELAADPGETKNLAADHSAMVTRLAASLDAWWRPALPGDRKAVSASPVAGSPAAASTPPRGPNFLVFLADDLGARDLGCTGSRGYFTPAIDGLAAAGMRFTRGYAACPVCSPTRAALVTGRHPARVGITNFIGGERRGRLLPAEYLRSLPEAELTVPELLQQAGYATGCFGKWHLGPPDQVRRHGFDTVGSIAVAPGSGPANDPMHARAIATQAASFIESQAGRPWFCYVPMHSTHVPLKARAELVAAEAQRLAALSPHEGPREVPEGDRTARAVQDLPVYAAMVRELDETVATVLAALERTGAGRDTLVVFTSDNGGLSTAEGSPTSNLPLRAGKGYLYEGGIRVPLLVRWPGVIAPGSTCDVPVTTLDIAATLLDVGGCTLPPGHVLDGTSLRPLLAASGGLPPRDLVWHYPHYPNQGGRPAGALIAGDGPASGTEKIVEHFEDGRVELFDLAADPGERHDLAHERPERASALQMRLAAWREQVAAKMPTPNPRPVEPYGPEGLPLKK
- the pspF gene encoding phage shock protein operon transcriptional activator, whose amino-acid sequence is MHEALGQSEVFLDFTERLSRVAKVDRPVLLIGERGSGKELAAAKLHYLSRRWEAPLVALNCSALSPALIEAELFGHERGAFTGALAERAGRFEAADGGTLLLDEIGLIPIEAQEKILRAVEYGTFERVGSSKPTRVDVRIIGATNADLPALAREGRFKEDLLDRLSFEVVHVPPLRERGDDVLLLARHFAAAMAGELDLHPPPEFSREAREALLSHPWPGNIRELKNVVERAVYRAEGDTVHEIVFDPFARSAGAVPSVGNPRTGAPRLTLESGGQPAPDLAMTDPTVAAATLPEAVARLEIDFLRRALAESRHHQRRAAQRLGLTYHQFRGLYRKHARALAE
- the pspA gene encoding phage shock protein A; the protein is MGVFTRLKDIVNSNLNAMLDAAEDPEKLIRLMAQEMEDTLVEVKANCAGAIAARKKAERAAASAEAAVGEWAERARLAIDKGREELAREALREKKRFAEQAEAFKQEVAACEEIVAQYKQDIAAVEEKLNAAREKHRLLAQRHTRARNHKQAQTTLRRAGSLEALARFDKLENRIERMEAEASLVNYAASASLVEQLEALRGEDQIEKELEELKRRQRRD